A region from the Triticum aestivum cultivar Chinese Spring chromosome 3D, IWGSC CS RefSeq v2.1, whole genome shotgun sequence genome encodes:
- the LOC123080103 gene encoding uncharacterized protein, whose protein sequence is MAAAAAEEEGEENLMPQEEGMVALRSQEGVDFVVPSEEARLSMFLHRRIELDPDNYFVPADGDETKYTPILLRSIRAEVLSKVLEYCKQSYASCRWDGAHHLNHNETLYDLILASDYLEVHRLLDLSCQTLANKIKGKSPREIGNILNITGVFAPELNEEHSSRCCTTNMVTAAMEVISKKKPSVNQELKLAEKALQALDVVRRQEFTAYDPVLRRLKRNRVDIFNLAFFDIYKETSFSRGPQLHKITPMHESVVRSCVNVIYIKVRESDVGFPINIFGTIIARDQVDYRCVYLFRREMDDPQFISSADDMLSLMDPCRGLVPEDKVYFEVDLKIKCDGGMIKDFSKGVGVFDWIRLYPGKERLTFGVYSHISTVEFLCEQVYSPVEATIAINILKGSCSISRVVASTPGNFKDHIILYEAACSPIVIESGGSVPLTRRVVAVSLDHKLALFIVGGDVLEHLALTLGHSHEVVNRRMGCAELEVKVAWTSVPVEAHFFLIIRNLAFRYFYRRRADCGGTVVSYLWLLEFSNGKGAELGKRRFYEAKVCRWDMVFLMQPIRRCIMLEEVTDSDVPMEPLPYSVNTPPAGMEQNLCGRGTGAMQEGVLATSFDGQICAAGAPAPCKREYSPQASTVGRKYGSYSSRMDQQVSEHN, encoded by the exons atggcggcggcggcggcggaggaggagggggaagaaaACCTGATGCCGCAAGAGGAGGGGATGGTGGCGCTGCGTAGTCAGGAGGGCGTGGATTTCGTGGTTCCCTCAGAGGAGGCGAGGCTGTCCATGTTCTTACATCGTAGGATCGAGCTTGACCCCGACAACTACTTCGTCCCCGCCGACGGCGACGAGACCAAGTACACCCCCATCTTGCTCCGCTCCATCCGAGCCGAGGTCCTATCCAAGGTTTTGGAGTACTGCAAACAGTCCTATGCCTCCTGCCGCTGGGACGGCGCCCACCATCTCAACCACAATGAGACGCTCTATGATCTCATCCTG GCTTCGGACTATCTTGAAGTCCATCGACTCCTTGACCTATCGTGCCAGACCCTTGCCAATAAGATCAAGGGGAAGTCACCCCGTGAGATAGGTAATATCCTCAACATCACGGGTGTCTTTGCTCCCGAATTAAATGAAGAGCATTCAAGTAGGTGTTGCACTACCAACATG GTTACAGCGGCCATGGAAGTCATCTCCAAGAAGAAGCCATCTGTGAACCAAGAGCTCAAATTGGCGGAGAAGGCGTTGCAGGCTCTTGACGTAGTTCGTCGCCAAGAGTTCACCGCATACGACCCCGTGCTCAGGCGTCTTAAACGCAATCGAGTTGACATCTTCAACCTAGCCTTCTTTGACATTTATAAAGAGA CTAGCTTTTCTCGTGGTCCACAACTTCACAAGATAACACCAATGCATGAGTCAGTTGTGCGATCTTGTGTCAATGTAATTTACATTAAGGTACGCGAATCGGACGTCGGCTTTCCAATCAACATATTTGGTACCATTATTGCAAGGGATCAAGTCGACTATAGATGTGTCTATCTGTTTAGGCGTGAAATGGATGATCCCCAATTCATCAGCTCGGCG GATGATATGTTATCTTTAATGGATCCATGCCGAGGGCTTGTTCCGGAAGATAAAGTTTATTTTGAGGTCGATTTAAAGATCAAGTGTGATGGAGGCATGATTAAAGATTTTAGCAAAGGTGTGGGAGTTTTTGATTGGATCCGGCTCTATCCAGGCAAGGAGAGATTGACTTTCGGTGTATATAGTCATATAAGCACCGTGGAATTTTTATGTGAGCAAGTTTACAGTCCCGTGGAAGCTACCATTGCAATCAATATTTTGAAAGGGTCGTGCAGTATCTCAAGAGTAGTTGCTTCGACTCCTGGAAACTTTAAGGACCATATCATTCTATACGAAGCAGCATGCAGCCCGATAGTAATCGAAAGTGGTGGCTCTGTTCCTTTAACTCGTCGCGTGGTAGCTGTCTCACTGGATCACAAGTTGGCGCTCTTCATTGTTGGTGGTGACGTGCTTGAACACCTTGCCCTCACTCTAGGTCATTCTCATGAAGTGGTCAATCGGAGGATGGGTTGCGCCGAATTGGAGGTGAAAGTTGCTTGGACATCCGTCCCG GTCGAAGCTCATTTCTTCCTCATCATCCG GAACCTTGCTTTTCGTTACTTCTACCGGCGACGAGCTGATTGCGGGGGTACTGTCGTCTCCTACCTCTGGCTGCTGGAATTTTCGAATGGAAAAGGCGCCGAGCTTGGGAAGAGACGATTCTATGAAGCCAAGGTCTGTCGGTGGGACATGGTGTTCTTGATGCAGCCAATTAGGAG ATGCATCATGCTGGAGGAGGTAACTGACAGTGACGTCCCTATGGAGCCCCTACCTTACTCGGTGAACACGCCGCCGGCGGGGATGGAGCAGAATTTGTGCGGCAGGGGCACCGGCGCCATGCAAGAGGGAGTACTCGCCACAAGCTTCGACGGGCAGATTTGTGCGGCAGGGGCACCGGCGCCATGCAAGAGGGAGTACTCGCCACAAGCTTCCACAGTTGGTAGGAAATATGGATCCTACAGCTCCAGGATGGACCAACAG GTGTCAGAACATAATTAA